CGAGGTCGACGACCTCCTCCATGGCGTCCTCGTCCAACTTCTCCTTCACCACGTCGCCCCACTGGTGGGCCTCGGCCAGGAACGCCGCCAGGGCCTCGTCGGAGAGGGGCTCGACGTCGTACTCCTCGTACAGATCGCGCTCTTTGACGCGCTCCAGGGTGTACTCGACGCTCTTCTTCTTCTGCTCCTTCTTGATCGTGAAGTACAGATCGCCCCTGTTCAGCGGGCCGCGCTTGCCGTCGGTCGCGATGTCCTTGAGCTGGCGGGCGATCTTGATCCCGGCCTCCCAGATCTTCAGGACCGGGCTGTCGGGGTCTTCCAGGGAGATGACGTCGAAGCACGCGGAGAAGCGCTTGGCCTTGTCACCGACCACGCAGAGCGGGCAGTCGGGCGTACCCCAGCAGCGCACGCTCTTGGAGCCGTCCTCGATCTCCTCGATCCAGTGGGAGTTGTAAACGTCGAAGGGGCCGTCACCGATGATCTTGATGACGGTGGCCTCCTCGGTGACCTTGAGGTACATGTCGCTGCCGGAGGCGGACGCGGTCTTGTCCATGGCGTCCCAGCCGGCCATCTGGGTCGGACCGCCGGCGCCGGTGGACACGACGCGGCCGGTGACCGCCTCGCGCTTGCCGACCTCGAACCCGGCCTTCTCGGTCGCGGATGTGGTGGCGGGAAGCGCGCGACGGCGGCGGCCGTAGGTGCGGGATTCGGGCATGGTCTAGCTCCAGTCCTGGACGGGTTCGGGAAGTGCGGCGCGCGTCTTGACGAAGAGTTCGCGGCAGCGCTCGGGGAATTGGGTCTGAGAGAGGAAGCGCTGGGCTCCGGAAAGGACGCCTTCTTCGAAGGCGATGAGAACGACGCCCTCGATCTGCCGCCTGGTATACAGACGCCGACGGCCGTTCTTCGAGTCGCTGTTGTAGATCCAAGTCGCCCCGGGGAAAAGGCCGTTGGCTTCCCACTTGTAGATCGTCTTCGGGGCTCGGCCGAGCGCGTTGGCCAGGTGCGAGATAGCGAAGAATTCCCGGTAGAAACCCGAGATCTTCTTGTAGACGGGGTCCTCGTCCCAGCGGCTCTCGTCGCCGCCCCGGTAGCCCTCGGTGGGGTGGACAGTGCCGATGGGCCGGTGGGTGCCCGGGTAGACGTCGAGCGGCCGGCGGGGCGGGACGATGCCGGTCACGTCGTGAGTCCCCGGAAGGCGAAGCTCTCCTTCTGGACCATGATTCGGTCCATGTCCTCTTCGGTCAGCACGCCTTCCTGGAGCAGGACGTACAGCTCGTCCGCGTCGAGGGTGGGGACCGGCGGGAAAGCGCGTCGGTAGACGCTCTCGCCGCGTTGCTTGGTGATGCTCTCCGCCGCTTCGATGTCGGCGACGATGGAGACCCGGCGCTCCCGCTTGATGCGGATGTACTCGCTGTCGCCGACGGGGATGGGGAAAGGCAGGTCGATGTACTGCGACCCCTTGTGATCGGCGTACCCGCGCGTCTGGACGGCGGCTACGACCTTGTCGCGGAGTTTGTTCATCCGCGAGGTGAGTTCTGTCTGCTGCGCCTTGAGCAGGGCCCATTCCCGGAAGGTCGGAATGACCGGGTCGAACGGGACGGGCTTCGATTCGGATTCTGGTGAAGCCGTGCTGTCGAGGTTCTCTTCGGGCACGTATTGCTCCCAGGGCGGTGCTCGGGGGAAGGAGCTACTCGGAATGCTCCGGTCCGAAAACCCTACGAGTCTGAAAAATCCCGGCCAATCGGCCAAACGAGTGCCTCAGCCAGCATTTTCGATGTGCTCGGCGAGCGACTCGACGTCCATGTCCAGGGCGCCGACGCCAGTCCCGTCGACCACGGCCTGAGACAGTTTCTGACGCAATGCAAGCGTGGCCTGCACGCGTTCCTCAATGGTCTCCTCGACCACAAGACTGGTGACGTGGACGCGGTCAAATTTTGACGAGGCTCGGACATGCCGGGTGTTTCGCTGAGCGAGAACACCGTTTGAGTAGGGCAGGTCGTAATTCACGAGGTACTGGGCCTCCGGCAAATCCAAGCCGTACCCGCCCGCGTTGGTGGAGATGAACAGCCGGCATTCCGGGTCGGTCTTGAAGCGGGCCAGGACGGCGGCCTTCTCGTCGGAGTTGAGCTGCCCGTGGAAGAGCACCAGGTCGCCGTATTTTTCGAGGCGCTCGGAAAGGTACGGCAGCATCTTCCGGTAGTCGGTGAAGATCGCGGCTTTGGTGCCGGGCTCGGCCAGCATGGTGCTCACCAGCTCGTCCAGGACGGCGAGCTTCGGCGAGGAGTGGAGGTCCGGCAGGTCGTAGCGGCTGGCGGCGAACTCTGCGGCGTACTGCGAACCGCCCGTGCCCTCGTGGAACGCCACGGCGGAGTCCATCAGGAGCTGCGGGTGGTCCAGCAGGAGCCGGGCCGCCTGGAGGCGGGCCATCAGCTTGCCCTGGGCGCCGAAGGCCCCGTCCGGCTTGACGCCGGCGTAGTAAGCCGCCAGGTCGAAGTCGCCGCCGGCCTCGGCCAGCTCGTCCATAGCGGCCTGGACGTCGGCGAGGATGGCCTTGTAGATGGAGCGGGTGGTCTTGTCGAGCTGCACATGCCGTGTGGTCTCCGCGACGGCGGGCAGGTACTTCGCGACCTCGGGGTCCAGTCTGGACTTCCGGATCATCGCGCGGCTCAGGTTCTGGTGGAGCAGCCCGAGATTCTTGTAGGAGGAGACCCCACCGAAGAAGTTGCGGTTGATGTAGGACTTCTCGAACAGGTCCCAGCGGCCCAGGATTTTCGCGTTGACCCACTCCATGATGCTGAAGACTTCTTCGGGCCTGTTCTCAACTGGCGTGCCTGTAAGGGCAATCCGGATAGGCGGCTTGAGTTTCTTGACGCGCTTGGTGGTCTGGGCCGAGAAGTTCTTGATGGCGCTGGCTTCGTCGAGCACGAGAGCGTCGGCCGGCAGGGCACACAGCTCTTTCCAGTCGTGCAGGACCGCACCGTAGGACACGATCACGTAGTCCGCGTGCTGCGCGGCCTGCCACTGCTGCCAGCGCTGTTTGGGCGTGCCGTTGATGACGGTGCAGACGTCCTCGGCCGGGACGACCAGGTCCATGCCGCGCAGCGTGATGGTGCGCGTGGGCGCGTCGGTGAACGCGGCAATGGCCTGTGCCCACTGCCACTTCAGGCTGGAAGGCACCATGACCACGCAGCGGCGGATGTCTCCCCGGCCGAAGAGTTCTTCGAGCGCTGCGATGGTGAGCACGGTCTTCCCGGTGCCCATGGAGTACGCGACGAGAAGACGCCGGTCGGACAGGACGCGGTCGACGGCGTCGTATTGGTACGGGAACAGTTCTCCGGTGAACATCAACGCCTCCTGCGCCAGGGGTGGTGGGCGTTCTCGTACGCGGTCAGCGCGTCGGCGTCGCTCATGTCCCCGAGGTCTTTCGCTGGGGTGTGGCTGTAGTCGAGGAATTTCATGGGGAGTCCGCGCGGCCTCCAGCGGCCGTGGATCTTGTCCCGGGATGTGCGGCCGGCCGTGTCGTTGTCGAGGCCGAGAATGAGATTTCGGCAGCGGGCCTTGAGGAGCCGCATCTGTGCTTCGGAGACGTAGGCGCCGAAGCTGGAGAAGGCGCCGGGTATCCCGAGAGCGTGGGCCCGGACGGTGTCGAGCGGGGATTCCAGGAGCAGGGCGGTGTCGCCGCTCCAGGTCAGGTCGCCGAAGAGAGTGAGCGACTTGTGGATGCCCGTGGGGTAGTTGCGGAAGTAGCGCTTGCCCTTTTCCTGCCAGCCCCACAGTTCCCCGGTGAATGGGTCGCGGATGGGGAGAATCCAGTGCCGCGTCTCGGGGTCCCACAGAACGCCGAAGTCCTGGCACGCCTCGGGGGTGACGCCGCGCCGCTCGCACGCCCTGGCTGGCGGGGGGACGAACAGGGCCAGCGATGCCTCGTTGACGCGGACGGTCTCTTCGGCTTCGGGGGCCGGGCCGTTGTCCTCGACCGTGCGGTACACGCCGTGCCGGGCGATCCACTGGAACGCCTCGACGCGGTTGTAGCCGAGGCCGTCTTCCACGAGCTGGATGAAGGGGCCGGCGTAGCCGCAGGAGAAGCAGTGATGCAGGCCGGTGGAGGAGTTCACCGAAAAACTCGGCCGGCGGTCCTGCTTGCCGGTGAGGGTGAGGTGGGCGGGGCAGTGGGCGAGATACTCCGTTGAGTCGGGCTTGCTCAACTCGCGCAGCACCTCGATGCCCAGTGCCCGCATGGCTCCCGGGATGTCGTGCGGGACGGGGTTGGCGAACGCCGCGAGGTTGTCCCAGAACTCAGTAGGGGAGGTCGGTTTCAACTTCGGCCTCCTCGAACTGTGGCGGGTCCCACGAGATCGAAATGAGGTGCTCCTGGGGCGC
This is a stretch of genomic DNA from Streptomyces sp. NBC_00285. It encodes these proteins:
- a CDS encoding DEAD/DEAH box helicase encodes the protein MFTGELFPYQYDAVDRVLSDRRLLVAYSMGTGKTVLTIAALEELFGRGDIRRCVVMVPSSLKWQWAQAIAAFTDAPTRTITLRGMDLVVPAEDVCTVINGTPKQRWQQWQAAQHADYVIVSYGAVLHDWKELCALPADALVLDEASAIKNFSAQTTKRVKKLKPPIRIALTGTPVENRPEEVFSIMEWVNAKILGRWDLFEKSYINRNFFGGVSSYKNLGLLHQNLSRAMIRKSRLDPEVAKYLPAVAETTRHVQLDKTTRSIYKAILADVQAAMDELAEAGGDFDLAAYYAGVKPDGAFGAQGKLMARLQAARLLLDHPQLLMDSAVAFHEGTGGSQYAAEFAASRYDLPDLHSSPKLAVLDELVSTMLAEPGTKAAIFTDYRKMLPYLSERLEKYGDLVLFHGQLNSDEKAAVLARFKTDPECRLFISTNAGGYGLDLPEAQYLVNYDLPYSNGVLAQRNTRHVRASSKFDRVHVTSLVVEETIEERVQATLALRQKLSQAVVDGTGVGALDMDVESLAEHIENAG
- a CDS encoding CHC2 zinc finger domain-containing protein — encoded protein: MKPTSPTEFWDNLAAFANPVPHDIPGAMRALGIEVLRELSKPDSTEYLAHCPAHLTLTGKQDRRPSFSVNSSTGLHHCFSCGYAGPFIQLVEDGLGYNRVEAFQWIARHGVYRTVEDNGPAPEAEETVRVNEASLALFVPPPARACERRGVTPEACQDFGVLWDPETRHWILPIRDPFTGELWGWQEKGKRYFRNYPTGIHKSLTLFGDLTWSGDTALLLESPLDTVRAHALGIPGAFSSFGAYVSEAQMRLLKARCRNLILGLDNDTAGRTSRDKIHGRWRPRGLPMKFLDYSHTPAKDLGDMSDADALTAYENAHHPWRRRR